From Scytonema millei VB511283:
CTAGTGATGGTAATTTCTGCTGATGTATAACTGGCAATGTCTTGGGCTACACTGCTGCCGATTCTTCCCCTGCCACCAAGAATTAAAACTCGATCTGTCATCAATCCAGAGTTATTACACCTTTTCTATTTGAACAGATTTTATGCCCGCTCTGCCTCGGTAGTAGGTATGAGTTTGGTTTTACCTCTATCACTGTCTGCCAAACCAGTTTTTTATCTTTGTCAAAAAACCAGAACGGCGGCGAGGACGGATACGCGGTGAATTTTGAGGATCTACAGATGGTAGTCGGTTAGCAGCAACAGAAACAGCATGTTTTGTTGGCACAATTTCAGAACCATATTTACGGGCATAAACTTGCGTAAATTCAGCCCCTAAAAAGAAAACTTGGGCAGAATAATAAATCCACACTAAAAGAACGGCAAGGGAACTAGCTGCACCAAAAGTCGAACTGACGGCTGCACTACCGAGGTACATACTCAATAATGTTCTGCCAATTGTGAATAAGAAAGCCGTTGTTGCCGCACCAACTAAAACATCTTTCCAAGCTATTTTGACATCGGGCAAGATAACGTAAATCATCGCAAATAATAATGTCATCAAGCTAAAAGAAACGACAAAGTTGAGGATAGATAATCCAGTGGCTAAACCGGGTATCCAACTATTCATAAAGCTGCTAAATGCTGCTAGTGCCGTACTCAACAATAGGGATAATAACAATAAAACGCCAATCCCTAAAACCATGCTAAATGAGATCAGGCGGCGGCGAATTAATACCCAGATTCCTTGTCCTGGTTTTGGTGCAACTTCCCAAATTGTATTGAGTGCGTCTTGCATTTCACCAAATAAACCTGTCGCACCTAACAGAAGTGTA
This genomic window contains:
- a CDS encoding YihY/virulence factor BrkB family protein, which gives rise to MHLRSVGELLKETFQEWNQDKASRLAAALAYYTIFSIAPLLMIAIAVAGAVFGEEAARGEIVTQIQDLVGEAGAKVVQTALANVNQTRTGIAGTFVGIATLLLGATGLFGEMQDALNTIWEVAPKPGQGIWVLIRRRLISFSMVLGIGVLLLLSLLLSTALAAFSSFMNSWIPGLATGLSILNFVVSFSLMTLLFAMIYVILPDVKIAWKDVLVGAATTAFLFTIGRTLLSMYLGSAAVSSTFGAASSLAVLLVWIYYSAQVFFLGAEFTQVYARKYGSEIVPTKHAVSVAANRLPSVDPQNSPRIRPRRRSGFLTKIKNWFGRQ